TGGTTCCGCGTGCGGAGATTGAAGGTGATATGGGTGATAGTAAAATGGGTTTACAAGCTCGTTTGATGAGTCAGGCTTTGCGTAAACTTACGGGTACTATCAATAAAACAAATTGTTGTTGCGTGTTCATAAACCAATTGCGTGAAAAAATCGGAGTAATGTTTGGCAACCCTGAAACCACTACCGGTGGTAATGCCTTGAAATTTTATGCATCGGTGCGTATAGATATTCGCCGCATAGGACAATTGAAAGACGGAAATGATATAGTGGGTAACCGCACCAAAGTGAAAGTAGCAAAAAATAAAGTGGCCCCCCCGTTCCGTGTGGTTGAGTTTGATATTATGTATGGACAGGGAATCTCTAAAGTAGGTGAGATAGTAGACCTTGGTGTTGACTATGAGATTATCAAAAAGAGTGGTTCATGGTTTAGTTATAATGATACCAAAATTGGTCAAGGCCGCGATTCTGTGAAACAAATGCTATTAGATAACCCTGAGATGAGTGAAGAGATTGAAGGTCGTATCCGAGAAAAGGCGTTTTCTTCTGGTGTAATAGCTAAATTAGAACAGGATTAAGTAGTGTTCAATTACTTATAAATTAATTTGCATTTCAGTTTGTAAAAGAGGTGCATGAAACCTTACCTTTGCACTCCCAAAAATGGGGATTGATTCCG
This is a stretch of genomic DNA from Bacteroidota bacterium. It encodes these proteins:
- the recA gene encoding recombinase RecA → MTKNMDNDKIKSLQSTIERLEKQYGKGIVMKMNDDRIEGIEALSTGSLGLDIALGIGGFPKGRVIEIYGPESSGKTTLSMHAIAEAQKAGGIAAFIDAEHAFDKTYAEKLGIDTSALLISQPDDGEQALEIADNLIRSGAIDIIVIDSVAALVPRAEIEGDMGDSKMGLQARLMSQALRKLTGTINKTNCCCVFINQLREKIGVMFGNPETTTGGNALKFYASVRIDIRRIGQLKDGNDIVGNRTKVKVAKNKVAPPFRVVEFDIMYGQGISKVGEIVDLGVDYEIIKKSGSWFSYNDTKIGQGRDSVKQMLLDNPEMSEEIEGRIREKAFSSGVIAKLEQD